In a single window of the Acinetobacter tibetensis genome:
- a CDS encoding phosphatidylglycerophosphatase A family protein: MAKIIRFNFKGINTLHKPPIQFNHMSWSNRCIVFCGVGFGSGLLPKAPGTFGSAFALLFIPLWLNLGFLNSIYAIIFMSLIGIYICGQTAKIMGVHDDGRIVWDEFAGQSITLLPLIYFGQMSVFSALIGFLLFRLFDVWKPWPIRVIDRQVHGGFGIMLDDIIAGLWAALCIFIYLNISLA; the protein is encoded by the coding sequence ATGGCAAAGATCATCCGTTTCAATTTCAAGGGTATCAACACTTTGCATAAACCTCCAATTCAGTTTAACCATATGTCTTGGTCGAACCGCTGTATTGTCTTTTGTGGTGTCGGTTTTGGCTCTGGTTTATTACCCAAAGCACCAGGCACATTTGGTTCGGCTTTTGCCCTGCTTTTTATTCCATTGTGGTTGAATTTAGGCTTTCTCAACTCCATATACGCCATCATCTTCATGTCGCTGATCGGCATCTATATTTGCGGTCAAACTGCCAAAATAATGGGTGTGCATGATGATGGACGCATTGTCTGGGATGAATTTGCAGGTCAATCCATTACCTTATTGCCGCTGATCTATTTCGGACAAATGAGTGTCTTCTCTGCATTGATCGGTTTCTTGCTGTTTCGCCTGTTTGATGTGTGGAAGCCATGGCCGATTCGCGTCATTGACCGCCAAGTCCACGGCGGATTTGGCATTATGCTCGATGACATTATTGCGGGGCTTTGGGCAGCGCTCTGTATTTTTATATACCTCAATATTTCTCTGGCTTAA
- the glmU gene encoding bifunctional UDP-N-acetylglucosamine diphosphorylase/glucosamine-1-phosphate N-acetyltransferase GlmU produces MTTSVIILAAGKGTRMRSQLPKVLQPLAGRPLLGHVIETAKQLNAEHIITIYGHGGEQVQQHFNHEHIQWVEQAEQLGTGHAVQMTLPVLPQDGISLILSGDVPCITPTTLQKLLDASRETGIGLVTLTLDDATGYGRIVRKDGQIQAIVEHKDANQQQHQIREINTGIYCVSNAKLHQWLPQLTNNNAQGEYYLTDIVAMALADGLEVTSVEPEMAFEVEGVNDRIQLAALERQFQNFQARKLMQQGVHLIDPSRFDLRGKLKVGQDVRIDINVIIEGDCEFGDSVEIGAGCVIKNTKIAAGTKVQPYSIFDQAIVGEDTQIGPFARLRPGAKLANEVHIGNFVEVKNSSIGLGSKANHFTYLGDAEIGENSNIGAGTITCNYDGANKFKTIIGDAAFIGSNSSLVAPVRIGHGATVGAGSVITRDVEDHNLAFERSKQIVKENYQRPQKLKK; encoded by the coding sequence ATGACAACTTCTGTGATTATTCTTGCTGCAGGTAAAGGAACCCGAATGCGTTCCCAACTCCCCAAAGTGTTACAACCTTTAGCAGGACGCCCCTTACTTGGACATGTGATTGAAACGGCAAAGCAACTCAATGCCGAGCACATCATCACCATCTATGGGCATGGGGGTGAACAAGTACAACAACACTTTAACCATGAACATATACAATGGGTAGAACAAGCGGAACAACTGGGTACGGGTCATGCCGTCCAAATGACCTTACCTGTACTGCCACAAGACGGCATTTCTCTGATTCTGTCTGGTGATGTCCCGTGTATCACACCCACAACATTACAAAAACTGCTCGATGCCTCACGTGAAACAGGGATTGGTCTGGTCACCTTAACGCTTGACGATGCCACAGGCTATGGACGCATTGTGCGTAAAGATGGCCAAATTCAAGCCATTGTTGAACACAAAGATGCCAACCAACAACAACACCAGATTCGTGAAATCAATACAGGCATCTATTGCGTAAGTAATGCCAAGTTGCATCAATGGCTACCACAGCTCACCAATAACAATGCGCAGGGTGAATACTACCTCACTGATATTGTCGCGATGGCACTGGCCGATGGTCTTGAAGTTACTTCCGTTGAGCCTGAAATGGCATTTGAAGTGGAAGGCGTGAATGACCGCATTCAACTTGCGGCATTAGAACGTCAATTTCAAAACTTCCAAGCCAGAAAATTAATGCAGCAAGGCGTGCATTTGATTGACCCGAGTCGTTTTGATTTACGCGGCAAGCTTAAAGTTGGTCAAGATGTACGGATCGATATTAACGTGATCATTGAAGGTGATTGTGAATTTGGTGATTCTGTTGAAATTGGCGCAGGTTGTGTAATTAAAAACACCAAAATTGCCGCAGGCACCAAGGTACAGCCATATAGCATTTTCGATCAAGCCATTGTTGGTGAAGATACCCAGATTGGACCTTTTGCGCGTTTACGTCCAGGTGCGAAACTCGCCAATGAAGTCCATATTGGTAATTTTGTTGAAGTGAAAAACTCAAGTATTGGTCTGGGTTCTAAAGCCAATCATTTTACTTATTTAGGCGATGCCGAAATTGGTGAAAATTCAAATATTGGCGCAGGAACCATTACCTGTAATTATGACGGTGCCAACAAATTCAAAACCATTATTGGTGACGCTGCCTTTATTGGCTCGAACAGTTCACTGGTCGCCCCTGTACGCATTGGTCATGGTGCCACTGTCGGCGCTGGTTCGGTGATTACTCGTGATGTTGAAGATCACAACTTAGCCTTTGAACGTTCAAAGCAGATAGTCAAAGAAAACTATCAACGTCCACAAAAATTGAAGAAATAA
- the glmS gene encoding glutamine--fructose-6-phosphate transaminase (isomerizing) — MCGIVGGVAERSITNILIEGLKRLEYRGYDSAGLALVNHDAILRERRVGKVANLEQAVNESLVSGSLGIAHTRWATHGKPTENNAHPHVSGQVAIVHNGIIENYQELKDDLEALGYIFTSQTDTEVVAHLVHDALKSTSSLLEAVQSVVPQLKGAYALGIIHTDYPDELITVREGSPLVIGVGIGENFISSDQLALLPITNRFIYLEEGDIARLTRDKIEVFVNGQLVQRPVKELDATVSNASKGEFKHYMLKEIYEQPEALQQTISQALDGNALRADFLQHAEADFANIQQVQILACGTSYHAGMIAKYWFEQLIDVPCQVEIASEFRYRTPVIVNNTLYLCISQSGETADTLAALRDTQKRAATKNINIVTMAICNVATSSMIRETSHSLLTLAGPEIGVASTKAFTTQLAALMLLILKIGQIKQTISEHQIQSIAAELWHLPKVVLDTLQNNVAILRLSELFVEKQHCLFLGRGTHFPIALEGALKLKEISYIHAEGYAAGELKHGPLALVDNDMPVVILAPQDDMLDKLKSNMEEVQARGGELFVFADEHSGIHSKERQHVVSVPSISATLAPIVYSVPVQLLSYHVAVLRGTDVDQPRNLAKSVTVE; from the coding sequence ATGTGTGGTATTGTCGGTGGCGTTGCAGAACGTAGTATTACCAATATTTTAATTGAAGGTTTAAAGCGACTGGAATATCGTGGTTATGATTCGGCAGGCTTAGCGCTGGTAAATCATGATGCGATTTTACGTGAACGTCGCGTCGGTAAAGTTGCCAACCTTGAACAAGCTGTAAATGAATCATTAGTCTCAGGTTCACTTGGAATTGCGCATACCCGTTGGGCAACCCATGGGAAACCGACTGAAAATAATGCCCATCCGCATGTCTCAGGTCAGGTCGCTATCGTACATAACGGTATTATCGAAAACTATCAAGAATTGAAAGATGATCTTGAAGCTTTGGGTTATATCTTTACTTCGCAAACCGATACCGAAGTCGTAGCGCATCTGGTACATGATGCTTTGAAATCGACCTCTAGCCTGTTAGAAGCCGTACAAAGTGTGGTTCCTCAGCTTAAAGGTGCCTATGCACTGGGAATTATTCACACAGATTATCCTGATGAACTGATTACGGTACGTGAAGGCTCACCACTGGTGATTGGTGTGGGTATTGGTGAAAACTTCATTAGCTCGGATCAGTTGGCTTTATTGCCAATTACCAACCGTTTTATTTACCTTGAAGAAGGTGATATTGCCCGCTTAACACGCGACAAAATTGAAGTATTTGTGAATGGGCAATTGGTACAACGTCCTGTCAAAGAACTGGATGCAACGGTCAGCAATGCCTCGAAAGGTGAATTCAAGCATTACATGCTGAAAGAAATCTACGAACAGCCTGAAGCATTGCAACAAACTATTTCTCAAGCCTTAGATGGCAATGCCTTACGTGCAGACTTCTTACAACATGCTGAAGCGGATTTTGCGAACATCCAACAAGTGCAAATCCTGGCTTGTGGGACCAGTTACCATGCCGGCATGATTGCCAAATACTGGTTTGAACAGCTCATTGATGTGCCTTGTCAGGTTGAAATTGCCAGTGAGTTCCGTTATCGCACCCCTGTGATTGTGAATAACACACTTTACTTGTGTATTTCGCAATCGGGTGAAACCGCAGATACTTTAGCTGCATTACGCGATACCCAAAAACGTGCCGCAACAAAGAACATTAATATTGTCACCATGGCGATTTGTAATGTGGCCACTTCATCAATGATCCGTGAGACCAGCCACAGCTTATTGACCTTGGCAGGCCCTGAAATTGGAGTTGCTTCGACCAAAGCCTTCACCACGCAATTGGCCGCATTGATGTTACTGATTTTAAAAATTGGTCAAATCAAGCAAACCATTTCAGAACATCAAATTCAAAGCATCGCAGCAGAATTATGGCACTTGCCTAAGGTTGTTCTGGATACCCTGCAAAATAACGTGGCTATTTTGCGACTTTCAGAATTGTTTGTAGAAAAACAACACTGCTTATTCCTTGGTCGTGGCACTCACTTCCCGATTGCCTTAGAAGGCGCGCTCAAACTGAAAGAAATTTCTTATATTCACGCTGAAGGTTATGCTGCTGGCGAACTTAAGCATGGCCCATTGGCTTTGGTTGACAATGACATGCCTGTGGTTATTCTTGCGCCACAAGATGACATGTTGGATAAATTAAAATCCAATATGGAAGAAGTTCAGGCACGTGGAGGTGAGCTGTTTGTCTTTGCGGATGAGCACAGCGGTATTCACAGTAAAGAACGCCAACACGTAGTGAGTGTGCCGAGTATCAGTGCAACCTTAGCGCCAATCGTGTATAGCGTACCGGTGCAGCTACTGTCTTATCATGTTGCAGTATTACGTGGTACCGATGTAGACCAACCTCGAAACTTAGCCAAAAGTGTGACTGTAGAATAA